A single genomic interval of Lathyrus oleraceus cultivar Zhongwan6 chromosome 7, CAAS_Psat_ZW6_1.0, whole genome shotgun sequence harbors:
- the LOC127100467 gene encoding probable serine/threonine-protein kinase PBL17, with the protein MGICFSIEEKHVSLSDSKPKPNSTGSVGNESAAPTTLLGGGTGSMNIKELREGAGYSNVHIFTYNELRLSTKQFRPDFILGEGGFGVVYKGVIDDSVRAGYKSTEVAIKELNREGFQGDREWLAEVNYLGQFSHPNLVKLFGYCCEDEHRLLVYEYMASGSLEKHLFRRAGSTLTWSKRMKIALHAARGLAFLHGAERPIIYRDFKTSNILLDADFNAKLSDFGLAKDGPMGDQTHVSTRVMGTYGYAAPEYVMTGHLTARSDVYGFGVVLLELLIGRRALDKSRPSREHNLVEWARPLLNHNKKLLKILDPKIEGQYSSKTATKAAHLAYQCLSQNPKGRPLMSQVVEILENFQTKGESEEDQIVQSGGSSITLYEVPKGSNDTPS; encoded by the exons ATGGGGATTTGCTTCAGCATTGAAGAAAAACACGTTTCCCTCTCCGATTCAAAACCAAAACCTAATTCCACAG GTTCGGTTGGAAATGAATCCGCTGCACCAACAACTCTATTAGGTGGTGGTACTGGTTCCATGAATATCAAAGAACTTCGTGAAGGTGCTGGATACAGCAACGTCCATATTTTCACCTACAACGAATTGAGGCTTTCCACTAAGCAGTTTCGTCCCGATTTCATTCTTGGAGAAGGTGGATTTGGTGTTGTGTATAAAGGTGTCATTGATGATAGTGTTAGAGCCGGTTATAAATCAACTGAAGTCGCTATTAAGGAACTCAATCGCGAAGGGTTTCAAGGCGATAGGGAATGGCTT GCCGAAGTTAACTATTTGGGTCAATTCAGTCACCCGAATCTTGTGAAGCTCTTTGGGTACTGCTGTGAGGATGAACACCGCTTGTTGGTCTATGAGTACATGGCTAGTGGGAGCTTGGAGAAACATCTTTTCCGCA GAGCTGGCTCAACATTGACTTGGTCAAAAAGAATGAAGATTGCTTTGCATGCTGCAAGAGGGCTTGCTTTTCTTCATGGTGCAGAAAGGCCCATCATATATCGTGACTTTAAGACTTCAAATATCTTGCTAGATGCG GATTTCAATGCAAAGCTTTCAGACTTTGGCCTTGCGAAGGATGGGCCGATGGGGGACCAAACACACGTTTCAACACGAGTGATGGGCACATATGGATATGCTGCTCCGGAGTATGTCATGACTG GGCATTTGACTGCTCGAAGTGACGTGTATGGTTTTGGGGTGGTGCTACTTGAATTGCTTATTGGTAGGAGAGCACTTGATAAGAGCAGGCCCAGCCGAGAGCACAACTTGGTTGAGTGGGCACGACCGCTGTTGAATCATAACAAGAAACTTCTGAAAATTCTAGACCCGAAAATAGAAGGGCAATACTCAAGTAAAACTGCAACAAAGGCGGCACATTTAGCATACCAATGTCTTAGCCAAAACCCGAAAGGCAGACCTCTAATGAGCCAGGTTGTTGAAATCCTGGAAAACTTTCAAACAAAGGGGGAAAGTGAGGAAGATCAAATCGTTCAAAGTGGTGGTAGCAGTATAACCCTTTATGAGGTTCCAAAGGGCAGTAATGATACTCCATCTTAG